TGTAGGCAAAAGTTATTTAGGCACTGCGTTAGGTTATCAAGCCTGTATACAGGGTTTTAAAGTAAGTTATTTTAACACTTCGAAGTTGTTTGCTAAATTAAAAATGGCCAAAGCAGATGGTTCTTACCTCAGGGAACTTGCCAAAATAGAAAGGCAAGACGTCATTATATTGGATGATTTTGGACTCCAGGCATTGGATAGTCATAACCGAATTACCCTTTTGGAAATCATTGAAGACAGGCATAATAATGGTTCCATAATCGTGACATCACAAATCCCGGTGCAAGGATGGTATGACATCATTGGAGAAAAAACCATAGCTGACGCGATTCTGGACAGACTTATACATCAATCCCACCGACTCGAATTACATGGCGAATCTATGAGAAAGAAAAGAGGCATAAACAAAGGGTAATATTTTAAGTATATTTGAATACTAATTAACAGATGAAAAAAAGTAGTTTTTAATGAAAAATGGAGGTGGTCATTTTGCTCCGGAATTAGGTGGTCATTTTGAATTGGAATCAGGTGGTCACTTTAAATTGGAATTGGGTGGTCAATATCACTGGAATTTGCATCCAACTGCTGCTAAAGCCAATCCGATATTTCGAAGCACTTTAAAAAACTTCGGACTGGGAGCTTTCACTCTTTTGATTATATTCATAATTAAATTTATTAAGATTGAACAATTAATAAGACACTTTCGTTACGCTCCAAAGCTTTGTAAACTAAACTTTTTAAAGAAACAAAAGCGTGTCGAGATTGAAGACCCAAGCCGGGTCCGGAAAGTTTCGTCACCGGAGCAATACAACCTTTCAATTCCTTTTGGGCATTATTGGCCGGATGAAACAAAATAAAACGTCTGTCTATTACGTCAACTAGTTCAATATGCCATTGAAATTTGCGGCTATACCGCTTTCTCAATAAATACTTCCCCTCCGGGATACAGGAAACCTTTTTCTCATTATTGATCCAAGGCAATTCAATTGTACTACAAATGAATTTACCTTCACAATCGAGTTTTCCGTTAGTTCCATCAGGGAAATAAGTTCTGGATAGCACTAAAACCATATTACAATCCGCTTACTTGAACTAGTGACAACGGATTATAAGCTCCATTTTTCAAAGGATACATACGACCATTTACTCCTTGATAAAATTCCAGTCCTAAAGCTAGAAACAAAGGTTTTGTGCTGTCTGGTGTAACCATATTCACATGAGTAATAGGAACCGTTGGAGTCATATCCCAAGGTAGGATGTCCGTTTCAGAATTCGATGTAACAAATGTTTCTGCCTCAAAATCTATTTCAGCCCCTCCTGATATGATTTTAAAATGAGTTGTTCCACTTGGAACTGAAACCATATTACCAGGAATAAAAGAATCTAGGTCAACCGAAATTTCACCGGTAACACGATCAATAGTACCTGTATAAGGAGCAAATAAAGTGGTTCCTAATTTACCGGTAATGTTAAAATCAAAACCGGTAAGCAATTCAGCCTCGCCATCAATGACGTTTCTA
This region of Flavobacterium lacustre genomic DNA includes:
- the istB gene encoding IS21-like element helper ATPase IstB, yielding MNESTVTKMKQMKLYGMFNAFKTAIESGKTDHYTLDQFVSMIIDAEWDERHNRRIERSIKNARFHYKSNIESVNFDVSRNLDRNMVLRLAECEFVEKNENILITGSTGVGKSYLGTALGYQACIQGFKVSYFNTSKLFAKLKMAKADGSYLRELAKIERQDVIILDDFGLQALDSHNRITLLEIIEDRHNNGSIIVTSQIPVQGWYDIIGEKTIADAILDRLIHQSHRLELHGESMRKKRGINKG
- a CDS encoding DUF5675 family protein; translated protein: MVLVLSRTYFPDGTNGKLDCEGKFICSTIELPWINNEKKVSCIPEGKYLLRKRYSRKFQWHIELVDVIDRRFILFHPANNAQKELKGCIAPVTKLSGPGLGLQSRHAFVSLKSLVYKALERNESVLLIVQS